In Xanthomonas theicola, a single genomic region encodes these proteins:
- a CDS encoding monovalent cation/H+ antiporter subunit D, whose protein sequence is MNHLVILPILIPLLGAALSLFVEHRRYGRHVRRAVAWTAMAALAAAVIALFVRAGDGHVQVYLLGDWPSRLGIALMADRLSAWMLLTTTLLAAACLLHACAGWDRRAPHFHALFQFQLVGLNGAFLTGDVFNLFVFFEVMLVASYGLLLSGGRGLRLRVGFHYVVFNVTASTLFLIALGLLYALLGSLNMAELSQRIAQAPAENLRLIKAAFGLLLLVFCAKAALLPLYLWLPETYARAPAPVAALFVVMTKVGLYAVLRVSTLILGSQTQALDGYGRDWLLWLGIGTLLLAALGVLAAVRLRVLVGYLVIVSAATLFVAFALDAPGTLGAGLYYLAHSSFVAAALFLIADLIRRRRGDASDRKEVIAPLPGKTVPGVLFLIAAVSVAGLPPLSGFLAKVAILSATPAADVAPIWAAVLLSSLMVIMGLARAGVRLFWRVPGDQQALHDEGAQPRQARPHKAPARPLETAATLLLLGYGMAMTVAAGPMLRYTESAAAQLLRPADYVAQLRAAAPVLREP, encoded by the coding sequence ATGAACCACCTGGTCATCCTGCCGATCCTGATCCCGCTGCTGGGCGCGGCGCTGTCCCTGTTCGTCGAGCACCGCCGCTACGGGCGCCACGTGCGTCGCGCCGTGGCCTGGACCGCGATGGCGGCGCTGGCCGCAGCGGTGATCGCGCTGTTCGTGCGCGCCGGCGACGGCCATGTGCAGGTGTACCTGCTCGGCGATTGGCCGTCGCGGCTGGGCATCGCGCTGATGGCCGACCGCCTATCGGCGTGGATGCTGCTGACCACCACCCTGCTCGCCGCGGCCTGCCTGCTGCACGCCTGCGCCGGCTGGGACCGGCGCGCGCCGCACTTCCACGCGTTGTTCCAGTTCCAGCTGGTCGGCCTCAACGGCGCGTTCCTGACCGGCGACGTGTTCAACCTGTTCGTGTTCTTCGAGGTGATGCTGGTCGCCTCCTACGGCCTGCTGCTCAGCGGCGGGCGCGGCCTGCGCCTGCGCGTGGGCTTCCATTACGTGGTGTTCAACGTCACCGCCTCCACCCTGTTCCTGATCGCGCTCGGCCTGCTGTACGCGCTGCTCGGTTCGTTGAACATGGCCGAGCTGTCGCAGCGCATCGCGCAGGCGCCGGCGGAGAACCTGCGCCTGATCAAGGCCGCGTTCGGCCTGTTGCTGCTGGTGTTCTGCGCCAAGGCCGCGCTGCTGCCGCTGTACCTGTGGCTGCCGGAAACCTACGCGCGCGCGCCGGCGCCGGTGGCGGCGCTGTTCGTGGTGATGACCAAGGTCGGGCTGTACGCGGTGCTGCGGGTGAGCACGCTGATCCTGGGCAGCCAGACGCAGGCGCTGGACGGCTACGGCCGCGACTGGCTGCTGTGGCTGGGCATCGGCACGCTGCTGCTGGCCGCGCTCGGGGTACTGGCGGCGGTACGCCTGCGGGTGCTGGTCGGCTACCTGGTGATCGTGTCGGCGGCGACGCTGTTCGTCGCCTTCGCCCTGGACGCGCCGGGCACGCTCGGCGCCGGCCTTTACTACCTGGCGCACAGCAGCTTCGTCGCCGCGGCGCTGTTCCTGATCGCCGACCTGATCCGGCGCCGCCGCGGCGACGCCAGCGACCGCAAGGAAGTGATCGCGCCGCTGCCGGGCAAGACCGTCCCCGGCGTGCTGTTCCTGATCGCGGCGGTCTCGGTGGCCGGGCTGCCGCCGCTGTCTGGGTTCCTGGCCAAGGTCGCGATCCTCAGCGCCACGCCAGCGGCCGACGTGGCGCCGATCTGGGCGGCGGTGCTGCTCAGCAGCCTGATGGTGATCATGGGCCTGGCCCGCGCCGGCGTGCGCCTGTTCTGGCGCGTGCCGGGCGACCAGCAGGCCCTGCACGACGAGGGCGCGCAACCGCGGCAGGCGCGGCCGCACAAGGCGCCGGCGCGGCCGCTGGAGACCGCAGCGACGCTGCTGCTGCTCGGCTATGGCATGGCGATGACCGTCGCCGCCGGGCCGATGCTGCGCTATACCGAATCGGCGGCCGCGCAGTTGCTGCGCCCGGCCGATTATGTTGCCCAACTGCGCGCCGCCGCGCCGGTCCTGCGGGAGCCCTGA
- a CDS encoding Na+/H+ antiporter subunit E, whose protein sequence is MRRPRLRRLFPSWPLSVTVAVFWLLMSDSFGLGPLLLGTLLGVAVPLFAARLDREFARIGSLRSVPKMLCVVAWDIVRSNVVVALQVLGPESRIHPGFVWVPLDIANIHGIAALTSMITLTPGTVSAALSDDRKHLLVHVLHLDDAETVIRQIKTRYEAPLMEIFP, encoded by the coding sequence ATGCGCCGTCCCCGGTTGCGCCGCCTGTTCCCCTCGTGGCCGTTGAGCGTCACCGTCGCCGTGTTCTGGCTGCTGATGAGCGACAGCTTCGGCCTGGGCCCGCTGCTGCTGGGCACGCTGCTGGGAGTGGCGGTGCCGCTGTTCGCCGCGCGCCTGGACCGCGAGTTCGCGCGCATCGGCTCGCTGCGCTCGGTGCCGAAGATGCTGTGCGTGGTCGCCTGGGACATCGTGCGTTCCAACGTGGTGGTGGCGCTGCAGGTGCTGGGCCCGGAATCCAGGATCCACCCCGGTTTCGTCTGGGTGCCGCTGGACATCGCCAACATCCACGGCATCGCCGCGCTGACCAGCATGATCACGCTGACCCCGGGCACGGTGTCGGCGGCGCTGTCGGATGACCGCAAGCATTTGCTGGTGCACGTACTGCACCTGGACGATGCCGAGACCGTGATCCGGCAGATCAAAACGCGCTACGAAGCGCCGCTGATGGAGATCTTTCCATGA
- a CDS encoding K+/H+ antiporter subunit F: protein MTGHLFIEGSIAVCMHVVALAMLLALWRLLRGPTVPDRILALDTLSVTAIAELMLFGMHLNSPVYFEAALVIAMLGFGSTVVLSKYVLRRNIVE from the coding sequence ATGACGGGACACCTGTTCATCGAGGGCAGCATCGCCGTGTGCATGCACGTGGTGGCGTTGGCGATGCTGCTGGCGCTGTGGCGACTGCTGCGCGGGCCGACGGTGCCGGACCGCATCCTGGCGCTGGACACACTGTCGGTGACCGCGATCGCCGAGCTGATGCTGTTCGGCATGCACCTGAACTCGCCGGTGTACTTCGAGGCGGCGCTGGTCATCGCCATGCTCGGCTTCGGCAGCACCGTGGTGCTGAGCAAGTACGTGCTGCGCCGGAACATCGTCGAATGA
- a CDS encoding Na+/H+ antiporter subunit G, whose protein sequence is MIGLLQVALSLLLIIGCCFILVGALGLVKLSDFFKRLHAPTKAGTLGVGCVLLASVGYHLFLGQDPQPRELLITAFLFITAPISAHMMAKAALSLMMEQRPQVPSNDHADKEGPPPPTQDER, encoded by the coding sequence ATGATCGGGCTGCTGCAGGTGGCGCTGTCGCTGCTGCTGATCATCGGCTGCTGCTTCATCCTGGTCGGCGCGCTGGGGCTGGTGAAGCTGTCCGACTTCTTCAAGCGCCTGCACGCGCCGACCAAGGCCGGCACGCTGGGCGTGGGCTGCGTGCTGCTGGCCTCGGTCGGCTACCACCTGTTCCTGGGCCAGGACCCGCAACCACGCGAACTGCTGATCACCGCATTCCTGTTCATCACCGCGCCGATCAGTGCGCACATGATGGCCAAGGCCGCGCTGTCGCTGATGATGGAACAGCGGCCGCAAGTGCCCAGCAACGATCATGCCGACAAGGAAGGGCCGCCGCCGCCGACGCAGGACGAGCGCTGA
- a CDS encoding calcium/sodium antiporter: MASAIGLVLVGLLLLALGGDSIVKAASGLAQRCGVSPFVAGLLLVAFGTSLPELAVNARAYAIGAQDLALGNAIGSNLANLGLTLALAALAAPLLVRTRMLAPLLVLLALATLALIGFGLDGAISRLEGGLLLLGFVGVLAFLLRRARSEDAARQLGLSGYAVTRTALGLNLLRLLIAVVLLYAGAKLVVDAAPRLGAAWGLSPLLVGLLPVAIGTALPEAAAAIAAARRGQGDMVVGHVLGSSLFNLLVVIGGMAALRPLPLPASFVRLELPAAIAFSVVLYPMLRGDMRISRGEGAVLLAAFLAWVGLEVVLVG, encoded by the coding sequence ATGGCGAGCGCGATCGGCTTGGTGCTGGTGGGACTGCTGTTGCTGGCATTGGGCGGCGACTCGATCGTGAAGGCGGCCTCGGGCCTGGCGCAACGTTGCGGCGTCTCGCCGTTCGTGGCCGGCCTGCTGCTGGTGGCCTTCGGCACTTCGCTGCCGGAACTGGCGGTCAATGCGCGCGCCTACGCGATCGGGGCGCAGGACCTGGCGCTGGGCAACGCGATCGGCAGCAACCTGGCCAACCTTGGCCTCACCCTGGCGCTGGCCGCGCTGGCGGCGCCGCTGCTGGTGCGCACGCGGATGCTGGCGCCGCTGCTGGTGCTGCTGGCGCTGGCGACGCTGGCGCTGATCGGCTTCGGCCTGGACGGGGCGATCTCGCGGCTGGAAGGCGGGCTGCTGTTGCTGGGCTTCGTCGGCGTGCTGGCGTTCCTGCTGCGCCGTGCGCGCAGCGAAGACGCCGCGCGCCAACTCGGCCTGTCCGGCTATGCGGTGACCCGCACCGCGCTCGGCCTGAACCTGCTGCGGCTGCTGATCGCGGTCGTGCTGCTGTACGCCGGCGCCAAGCTGGTGGTCGATGCCGCGCCGCGGCTCGGCGCCGCTTGGGGCCTGTCGCCGCTGCTGGTCGGCCTGTTGCCGGTCGCGATCGGCACCGCGTTGCCGGAGGCGGCCGCCGCGATCGCCGCCGCGCGTCGCGGACAGGGCGACATGGTGGTCGGCCACGTGCTCGGCTCGAGCCTGTTCAACCTGCTGGTGGTGATCGGCGGGATGGCGGCGTTGCGGCCGCTGCCGCTGCCGGCCTCGTTCGTGCGCCTGGAACTGCCGGCGGCGATCGCGTTCAGCGTGGTGCTGTATCCGATGCTGCGCGGCGACATGCGCATCAGCCGCGGCGAAGGCGCGGTGCTGCTGGCCGCGTTTCTGGCTTGGGTCGGGTTGGAAGTGGTGCTGGTGGGGTGA
- a CDS encoding lectin: MAPADRQLAREDGYGDLRLGMCAAWGGALDGEPGAAGGCYSLTPRWAKGGTGIGLMFEADRRVRYDVRTASETAPGGGKVGMALAQLRTLYAGRVQEQPHEYVGGDKVLRIGGNAAQSGVLVFKIDAVGRASVWRVGLPPQVDYVEGCG; this comes from the coding sequence ATGGCGCCGGCCGACCGTCAGCTGGCGCGCGAGGACGGCTATGGCGACCTGCGCCTGGGCATGTGCGCGGCCTGGGGCGGCGCGCTCGACGGCGAGCCGGGCGCGGCCGGCGGCTGCTATTCCCTGACGCCGCGCTGGGCCAAGGGCGGCACCGGCATCGGCCTGATGTTCGAAGCCGACCGGCGGGTGCGCTACGACGTGCGCACCGCCAGCGAGACCGCGCCGGGCGGCGGCAAGGTCGGCATGGCGCTGGCGCAACTGCGCACGCTGTATGCCGGACGCGTGCAGGAGCAGCCGCACGAGTACGTCGGAGGCGACAAGGTCCTGCGCATCGGCGGTAATGCCGCCCAGTCCGGCGTGCTGGTGTTCAAGATCGACGCCGTCGGCAGGGCCAGCGTCTGGCGCGTCGGCCTGCCGCCGCAGGTGGACTACGTCGAGGGCTGCGGCTAG
- the hmgA gene encoding homogentisate 1,2-dioxygenase: MHNGTLHYQSGFGNEFASEAVAGTLPVGQNSPQRVAHGLYAEQLSGTAFTAPRGLNRRSWLYRIRPAAVHGTFAAYTQAVGFHNDFDAGPVSPDQLRWSPLPLPQAPLDFVDGLYAMAGNGSAAAQHGVAVHLYAANASMQGRFFYDADAELLIVPQLGRLQLCTELGALEVEPQEIAVIPRGVRFRVALPDGQARGYVCENFGALLRLPDLGPIGANGLANPRDFLTPVAAFEEDEGAFELIAKFQGHLWRAPIAHSPLDVVAWHGNYAPYKYDLRRFNTIGSISFDHPDPSIFTVLTAPSDTPGTANLDFAIFPPRWLVAQHTFRPPWFHRNLASEFMGLVHGVYDAKAEGFASGGASLHNCMSGHGPDAATFDKASQADLSRPDVIADTMAFMFETRAVLRPTAQALSAPHRQRDYQQCWQGLPRHFRAP; encoded by the coding sequence ATGCACAACGGCACGCTCCACTACCAATCCGGCTTCGGCAACGAATTCGCCAGCGAGGCGGTGGCGGGCACGCTGCCGGTCGGGCAGAACTCGCCGCAGCGCGTGGCCCATGGCCTGTACGCCGAGCAGTTGTCCGGGACCGCGTTCACCGCGCCGCGCGGACTCAACCGGCGCAGTTGGCTGTACCGGATCCGCCCGGCGGCGGTGCACGGCACGTTCGCCGCCTACACGCAGGCCGTCGGCTTCCACAACGACTTCGATGCCGGGCCGGTGTCGCCGGACCAATTGCGCTGGAGTCCGTTACCGCTGCCGCAGGCGCCGCTGGATTTCGTCGATGGCCTGTACGCGATGGCCGGCAACGGCTCGGCCGCGGCGCAGCACGGCGTGGCGGTGCATCTGTACGCCGCCAACGCGTCGATGCAGGGGCGTTTCTTCTACGACGCCGACGCCGAGCTGCTGATCGTGCCGCAACTCGGCCGGCTGCAGCTGTGCACCGAACTGGGCGCGCTCGAGGTCGAACCGCAGGAAATCGCCGTGATCCCGCGCGGCGTGCGGTTCCGCGTCGCGCTGCCCGACGGCCAGGCGCGCGGCTACGTGTGCGAGAACTTCGGCGCGCTGCTGCGGCTGCCCGACCTGGGGCCGATCGGCGCCAACGGCCTGGCCAATCCGCGCGATTTCCTCACTCCGGTGGCCGCCTTCGAGGAGGACGAGGGCGCGTTCGAACTGATCGCCAAGTTCCAGGGCCACCTGTGGCGCGCGCCGATCGCGCATTCGCCGCTGGACGTGGTCGCCTGGCACGGCAACTACGCGCCGTACAAGTACGACCTGCGCCGCTTCAACACGATCGGCTCGATCAGCTTCGACCATCCCGATCCGAGCATCTTCACCGTGCTCACCGCGCCCAGCGACACGCCGGGGACCGCCAACCTGGATTTCGCGATCTTCCCGCCGCGCTGGCTGGTGGCGCAGCACACGTTCCGGCCGCCGTGGTTCCACCGCAACCTGGCCAGCGAGTTCATGGGACTGGTGCACGGCGTCTACGACGCCAAGGCCGAAGGCTTCGCGTCGGGCGGCGCCTCGCTGCACAACTGCATGAGTGGACATGGCCCGGACGCAGCCACGTTCGACAAGGCCTCGCAGGCGGACCTGTCGCGGCCGGACGTCATCGCCGACACGATGGCTTTCATGTTCGAGACCCGCGCGGTGCTGCGCCCGACCGCGCAGGCGCTGTCAGCGCCGCATCGCCAACGCGACTACCAGCAGTGCTGGCAGGGCCTGCCTCGCCACTTCCGCGCGCCCTGA
- the hppD gene encoding 4-hydroxyphenylpyruvate dioxygenase — MSAQPQYPSQPANLGMQVTTFENPMGIDGFEFVEFAAPAGQGERLHAYFRSMGFSAVLRHRRRAITVYRQGGVSFLLNEDPDSFAADFAAAHGPCACGFAIRFRHPAEEVFAKVLENGGEAIGDKADTRAVPAPVVKGIGDCMLYLVDRYGEKGSVYAEFEPVPGAEPHPAGFGLTFIDHLTHNLYFGNMQRWSDYYERLFNFREIRYFDIRGAKTGLTSKAMTAPDGVVRIPLNESSDPKSQINEYLDAYHGEGIQHIACFTDDIYVTVERMRAAGVEFLDTPEAYFEVIDQRIPDHGEDVARLARNKILIDADTETKQRKLLQIFTQNCIGPIFFEIIQRKGNEGFGEGNFQALFESIERDQMKRGVL, encoded by the coding sequence ATGAGCGCACAACCGCAGTATCCGTCCCAGCCGGCCAACCTGGGCATGCAGGTCACCACCTTCGAGAACCCGATGGGCATCGACGGCTTCGAATTCGTCGAGTTCGCCGCGCCCGCCGGGCAGGGCGAACGGTTGCACGCGTACTTCCGCAGCATGGGCTTCAGCGCGGTGCTGCGCCACCGCCGCCGCGCGATCACCGTGTACCGGCAGGGCGGGGTCAGTTTCCTGCTCAACGAGGACCCGGACTCCTTCGCCGCCGATTTCGCCGCCGCGCACGGCCCTTGCGCCTGCGGCTTCGCGATCCGCTTCCGGCATCCGGCCGAGGAGGTGTTCGCCAAGGTGCTGGAGAACGGCGGCGAGGCCATCGGCGACAAGGCCGACACCCGCGCGGTGCCGGCGCCGGTGGTCAAGGGCATCGGCGACTGCATGCTGTACCTGGTCGACCGCTATGGCGAGAAGGGTTCGGTGTACGCCGAGTTCGAACCGGTGCCCGGCGCCGAACCGCATCCGGCCGGCTTCGGCCTGACCTTCATCGACCACCTGACCCACAACCTGTACTTCGGCAACATGCAGCGCTGGTCGGACTACTACGAGCGCCTGTTCAACTTCCGCGAGATCCGCTACTTCGACATCAGGGGCGCCAAGACCGGTCTGACCTCCAAGGCGATGACCGCGCCGGACGGGGTGGTGCGCATCCCGCTCAACGAGTCCTCCGACCCGAAGAGCCAGATCAACGAGTACCTCGATGCCTACCATGGCGAAGGCATCCAGCACATCGCCTGCTTTACCGACGACATTTACGTGACGGTGGAGCGCATGCGTGCGGCGGGCGTGGAGTTCCTGGACACCCCGGAGGCCTACTTCGAGGTGATCGACCAGCGCATTCCCGACCACGGCGAAGACGTGGCGCGGCTGGCCAGGAACAAGATCCTGATCGACGCCGACACGGAGACCAAGCAGCGCAAGCTGCTGCAGATATTCACCCAGAACTGCATCGGCCCGATCTTCTTCGAGATCATCCAGCGCAAGGGCAACGAAGGCTTCGGCGAAGGCAACTTCCAGGCGCTGTTCGAGAGCATCGAGCGCGACCAGATGAAGCGCGGGGTGCTTTGA
- a CDS encoding MarR family winged helix-turn-helix transcriptional regulator, translating to MTSIAPAAPRVPEPPSLDLEQFLPYRISVLSNRISSNIARVYGERYGMAVTEWRVMAVLALYPGLSAGEVSERTAMDKVAVSRAVARLLERDFIQRETHGDDRRRSVLHLSDAGVEVYQVVAPMVLECERRLLAPLSEEEQRVLNRLIDRLAAEGLPSMTGK from the coding sequence ATGACGTCGATCGCCCCCGCCGCCCCGCGCGTCCCCGAGCCGCCCTCGCTCGACCTGGAGCAGTTCCTGCCCTACCGGATCAGCGTGCTGTCCAACCGGATCAGCAGCAACATCGCCCGCGTCTACGGCGAGCGCTACGGCATGGCGGTGACCGAGTGGCGGGTGATGGCGGTGCTGGCGCTGTACCCGGGGCTGTCCGCCGGCGAGGTGTCCGAGCGCACCGCGATGGACAAGGTGGCAGTGAGCCGCGCGGTGGCGCGGCTGCTGGAGCGCGACTTCATCCAGCGCGAAACGCATGGCGACGACCGCCGTCGCTCGGTGCTGCACCTGTCCGACGCGGGGGTAGAGGTCTACCAGGTGGTCGCGCCGATGGTGCTGGAATGCGAGCGCCGCCTGCTTGCGCCGTTGAGCGAAGAAGAACAGCGCGTGCTGAACCGGCTGATCGATCGCCTGGCCGCCGAGGGGCTGCCGAGCATGACCGGCAAGTGA
- a CDS encoding thioredoxin family protein has product MSNKTIKTIASAAALMLALGGCGKAPAPDAGQAPAKPLDTSVQKPPVADPNQPVASGNTPAAADVAAVAALGAQFDPARDPANDLETAEVEAKRGGKRILLDVGGEWCSWCHILDAFIEGDAELRSFRDANYVWVKVNYSDDDKNEAFLAQYPKIESYPHLLVLDANGKLLHSQFTGELEKGEGYDRKKFFDFLKQWAPPKT; this is encoded by the coding sequence ATGTCGAACAAGACGATCAAGACGATAGCAAGCGCGGCGGCGCTGATGCTGGCACTGGGCGGCTGCGGCAAGGCGCCTGCGCCGGACGCCGGACAGGCGCCGGCCAAGCCGCTGGACACCTCGGTGCAGAAGCCGCCGGTGGCCGATCCGAACCAGCCGGTGGCCTCGGGCAACACCCCGGCCGCCGCCGACGTGGCCGCGGTGGCGGCGCTGGGCGCGCAGTTCGACCCGGCCCGCGACCCGGCCAACGACCTGGAAACGGCCGAGGTGGAAGCCAAGCGCGGCGGCAAGCGCATCCTGCTCGACGTGGGCGGCGAGTGGTGCTCGTGGTGCCACATCCTCGATGCCTTCATCGAGGGCGACGCGGAGCTGCGCAGTTTCCGCGACGCCAACTACGTGTGGGTCAAGGTCAACTACAGCGACGACGACAAGAACGAGGCCTTCCTGGCGCAGTACCCCAAGATCGAGTCCTATCCGCACCTGCTGGTGCTGGATGCCAACGGCAAGCTGCTGCACTCGCAGTTCACCGGCGAGCTGGAGAAGGGGGAGGGCTACGACCGCAAGAAGTTCTTCGACTTCCTCAAGCAGTGGGCGCCGCCGAAGACCTGA
- a CDS encoding peptide MFS transporter, translating to MSVDDVVSRHPVSPPQPPVQLPEFKTLLGHPRPLWMLFMTEFWERFAFYGIRWALVLYIVAQFHGGQGSGQASASATYGAYLALVYAAAIFGGYIADRVLGYQRSILVGAGVMAAGLFLISIPNPQIFELGLATVVVGNGLFKPNISTMVGKLYSVADPRRDSGFTIFYMGINLGAMIAPWLTQQLAEKVFGTEAMPSYKMVFIASGIGMLISLVWFWFGRSQLKGIGAPLHDGTGRMRVVYVLLGMLLAIPAVYLALAAGAEILQWILSTMFVILAAMLLVEGVRNGKVARDKVIAMLIIFAFNVLFWMFFEQAGSSFTFLADEIVDRQFGDWTLPTAWFQSVNSLAIITLAPIIAWIWVEAGRFNPSISRKFALGLVFNGLAFLLLMFALSSLVDDAGKIPFWTLFMVYVIQSVGELCLSPIGLSMVTKLAPLRLVGFGMGGWFLSTGIGNNLSGIFASHVSGESGMTVSSALSGYTFGFWALLGAGVLLFLIAPLISKLMHGVK from the coding sequence ATGAGCGTTGACGACGTCGTGTCGCGCCACCCAGTCTCACCGCCGCAGCCGCCAGTGCAACTGCCCGAATTCAAGACCTTGCTGGGCCATCCACGGCCATTGTGGATGCTGTTCATGACCGAATTCTGGGAGCGCTTCGCGTTCTACGGCATCCGCTGGGCATTGGTGCTGTACATCGTGGCGCAGTTCCATGGCGGCCAGGGTTCGGGCCAGGCCTCGGCCAGCGCCACCTATGGCGCCTATCTGGCGCTGGTCTACGCGGCGGCGATCTTCGGCGGCTACATCGCCGACCGGGTGCTCGGCTACCAGCGTTCGATCCTGGTCGGGGCCGGGGTGATGGCCGCGGGCCTGTTCCTGATCTCGATACCCAACCCGCAGATCTTCGAGCTGGGCCTGGCGACGGTGGTGGTCGGCAACGGCCTGTTCAAGCCCAACATCTCGACCATGGTCGGCAAGCTGTACAGCGTCGCCGATCCGCGCCGCGACAGTGGGTTCACCATCTTCTACATGGGCATCAACCTGGGCGCGATGATTGCGCCGTGGCTGACCCAGCAACTGGCCGAGAAGGTATTCGGCACCGAGGCGATGCCGTCGTACAAGATGGTGTTCATCGCCTCGGGCATCGGCATGCTGATCAGCCTGGTGTGGTTCTGGTTCGGCCGCAGCCAGCTCAAGGGCATCGGCGCGCCGCTGCACGACGGCACCGGCCGCATGCGCGTGGTCTATGTGCTGCTCGGCATGCTGCTTGCGATCCCGGCGGTGTACCTGGCGCTGGCCGCCGGCGCGGAGATCCTGCAATGGATCCTCAGCACGATGTTCGTGATCCTGGCGGCGATGCTGCTGGTGGAGGGCGTGCGCAACGGCAAGGTGGCGCGCGACAAGGTGATCGCGATGCTGATCATCTTCGCCTTCAACGTGCTGTTCTGGATGTTCTTCGAGCAGGCAGGCAGTTCCTTCACCTTCCTCGCCGACGAGATCGTCGATCGCCAGTTCGGCGACTGGACCCTCCCCACCGCCTGGTTCCAGTCGGTGAACTCCCTGGCCATCATCACCCTGGCGCCGATCATCGCCTGGATCTGGGTCGAGGCCGGCCGCTTCAATCCTTCGATCTCGCGCAAGTTCGCGCTGGGCCTAGTGTTCAACGGCCTGGCGTTCCTGTTGCTGATGTTCGCGCTGTCGAGCCTGGTCGACGATGCCGGCAAGATCCCGTTCTGGACCTTGTTCATGGTCTACGTGATCCAGTCGGTCGGCGAGCTGTGCCTGTCGCCGATCGGCCTGTCGATGGTGACCAAGCTGGCGCCGCTGCGTCTGGTCGGCTTCGGCATGGGCGGCTGGTTCCTGTCCACCGGCATCGGCAACAATCTGTCCGGCATCTTCGCCAGCCATGTCAGCGGCGAAAGCGGGATGACGGTATCGTCCGCGCTGAGCGGGTATACCTTCGGTTTCTGGGCGCTGCTCGGTGCCGGAGTCTTGCTGTTCCTGATTGCGCCGTTGATCAGCAAGTTGATGCACGGTGTCAAATGA
- a CDS encoding tryptophan 2,3-dioxygenase, translating into MPVEQNQRPLEAGIHTDLEGRLTYGGYLRLDQLLSAQQPLSDPPHHDELLFIIQHQTSELWLKLLAHELRAAIAHLQRDEVWQCRKVLARSKQVLRQLTEQWSVLETLTPSEYMGFRDVLGPASGFQSLQYRTIEFLLGNKNAQMLRVFGHDPQGQATLQAVLQAPSLYEEFLRYLARFGHAVPEQYRVRDWRQPHVSDPLLRPVFERVYENTDSYWREYSLCEDLVDLETQFQLWRFRHMRTVMRVIGFKRGTGGSSGVGFLQQALALTFFPELFEVRTSVGLERRDSGPDGTPQAS; encoded by the coding sequence ATGCCCGTCGAACAGAACCAGCGCCCGCTCGAAGCCGGGATCCATACCGATCTGGAAGGCCGCCTGACCTACGGCGGCTATCTGCGGCTGGACCAGCTGCTGTCGGCGCAGCAGCCGCTGTCCGACCCGCCGCACCACGACGAGCTGCTGTTCATCATCCAGCACCAGACCTCCGAGCTGTGGCTGAAGCTGCTGGCGCACGAGCTGCGCGCGGCGATCGCGCACCTGCAGCGCGACGAGGTCTGGCAGTGCCGCAAGGTGCTGGCGCGCAGCAAGCAGGTGCTGCGCCAGCTCACCGAGCAGTGGTCGGTGCTGGAGACGCTGACCCCGTCCGAGTACATGGGCTTCCGCGATGTGCTCGGCCCGGCCTCCGGCTTCCAGTCGCTGCAGTACCGCACCATCGAGTTCCTGCTCGGCAACAAGAACGCGCAGATGTTGCGCGTGTTCGGCCACGACCCGCAGGGCCAGGCGACGCTGCAGGCGGTGCTGCAGGCGCCTAGCCTGTACGAGGAATTCCTGCGCTACCTGGCGCGCTTCGGCCATGCCGTGCCCGAACAGTACCGAGTGCGCGACTGGCGCCAGCCGCACGTGAGCGACCCGCTGCTGCGGCCGGTGTTCGAGCGCGTCTACGAGAACACCGACAGTTACTGGCGCGAGTACTCCCTGTGCGAGGACCTGGTGGACCTGGAGACGCAGTTCCAGTTGTGGCGCTTCCGCCACATGCGCACGGTGATGCGGGTGATCGGCTTCAAGCGCGGCACCGGCGGCTCCAGCGGCGTGGGCTTCCTGCAGCAGGCGCTGGCGCTGACCTTCTTCCCGGAGCTGTTCGAGGTGCGCACCTCGGTGGGGCTGGAAAGACGGGACTCGGGACCCGATGGCACGCCGCAGGCGTCGTAG